Proteins encoded in a region of the Streptomyces sp. NBC_01298 genome:
- a CDS encoding sensor histidine kinase, whose product MHRLFRAALRPVTYSRWVHLCVPILMLAVWMFIEPAAPWVPLVIVIPLGLLPWMRVAEGLQAQFLLAPSERNVRGRREEPGEPSFSTAGSQTWSDRWRTLLWLEIRLVVSLATMMATVWLPVLTVQLVTAGLGSRVTQENVIPAGFPAWAAWALAPLPPVLLIVLVVLLGDMITAIARRLLGPSAAERLTALEARTEQLLERTRIARELHDSIGHALTVAVVQAGAARAAGDPEFTDRALSAIEETGRAALEDLDRVLRVLRESGQRPSQRPTLVEADRLFESARASGAIVDAQLIGPLDKLPDPVSQEGYRILQEALTNVLRHCGPVPVKVRIGMVADRLDLEVTNPLPDRPSVITGGGTGLRGMRERAALLGGNTETGPYKGGWRVRTRLPLERIR is encoded by the coding sequence ATGCACCGACTGTTCCGCGCCGCTCTGCGCCCAGTGACCTACTCGCGCTGGGTGCATCTGTGCGTGCCCATCCTGATGTTGGCCGTCTGGATGTTCATAGAGCCCGCGGCTCCGTGGGTACCGCTCGTCATCGTCATACCGCTGGGACTGCTGCCCTGGATGCGGGTGGCGGAAGGGCTCCAGGCGCAGTTCCTCCTCGCTCCCTCCGAGCGCAATGTCCGGGGCAGGCGGGAGGAGCCCGGGGAGCCCAGCTTCAGCACCGCCGGATCCCAGACCTGGAGCGACCGCTGGCGGACCTTGCTGTGGCTGGAGATACGGCTCGTCGTCTCCCTGGCCACGATGATGGCCACGGTGTGGCTGCCGGTGCTGACGGTCCAGCTGGTCACGGCCGGACTCGGCAGCAGGGTCACCCAGGAGAATGTGATACCCGCCGGATTCCCGGCCTGGGCCGCGTGGGCGCTGGCTCCGCTGCCGCCGGTCCTCCTGATCGTCCTCGTGGTCCTGCTCGGCGACATGATCACGGCCATCGCCCGCCGGCTGCTGGGACCCTCGGCCGCGGAACGGCTCACGGCCCTGGAGGCGCGGACCGAGCAGCTGTTGGAGCGCACCCGCATCGCGCGGGAGCTGCACGACTCCATCGGCCACGCCCTGACCGTGGCCGTCGTCCAGGCGGGCGCGGCGCGGGCGGCCGGCGATCCCGAGTTCACCGACCGTGCGCTGAGCGCGATCGAGGAGACGGGCCGGGCCGCGCTGGAGGACCTGGACCGGGTGCTGCGCGTCCTGCGCGAGTCCGGTCAGCGGCCGTCGCAGCGGCCGACCCTGGTAGAGGCCGACCGGCTGTTCGAGTCCGCGCGCGCCTCCGGCGCCATCGTCGACGCGCAACTGATCGGCCCCCTGGACAAGTTGCCCGACCCGGTGAGCCAGGAGGGGTACCGGATCCTGCAGGAGGCGCTCACCAATGTGCTGCGGCACTGCGGCCCCGTACCGGTGAAGGTGCGCATCGGCATGGTCGCCGACCGCCTGGACCTGGAGGTGACCAATCCGCTGCCGGACCGGCCTTCCGTCATCACCGGAGGCGGCACCGGACTGCGCGGGATGCGGGAGCGGGCGGCGCTGCTCGGCGGGAACACCGAGACCGGGCCGTACAAGGGCGGTTGGAGGGTGCGTACGCGGCTGCCGCTGGAGCGAATACGCTGA
- a CDS encoding ABC transporter ATP-binding protein encodes MNSIEIRELTKEFGRTRAVDHLTFDVMPGRVTGFLGPNGAGKSTTMRLLLGLDRITSGTATIGGRRYTELPDPLHRVGALLDAQSAHGGRTARDHLRFLAAANRIPMSRVEEVLEQSGIAPAAKRRIKTFSLGMRQRLGIAAALLGDPEVLLLDEPTNGLDPEGIIWIRELMRGLAAEGRTVLVSSHLMTETAALVDHLVVLGRGRLLADTSIEEFIDSRSTPRVRLRTTDPVRLRATLARDDFELVTAEGGRWTVDGMQAEQLGVIAAREGIPMLELIDERASLEQAYLDLTADSAQFAATH; translated from the coding sequence ATGAACAGCATCGAGATCCGAGAACTGACCAAGGAGTTCGGCCGCACCCGGGCCGTGGACCACCTCACCTTCGATGTCATGCCCGGCCGTGTCACCGGCTTCCTCGGGCCCAACGGGGCCGGGAAGTCGACCACGATGAGGCTGCTGCTGGGCCTGGACCGGATCACCTCCGGGACGGCCACCATCGGCGGCCGGCGGTACACCGAACTCCCCGATCCCCTCCACCGGGTCGGGGCCCTGCTGGACGCGCAGTCGGCGCACGGCGGCCGCACGGCCCGGGACCACCTGCGCTTCCTCGCCGCCGCCAACCGCATTCCGATGAGCCGGGTGGAGGAGGTCCTGGAGCAGTCCGGAATCGCTCCGGCTGCCAAGCGGCGGATCAAGACCTTCTCCCTGGGCATGCGTCAGCGCCTCGGCATAGCGGCCGCCCTGCTCGGAGACCCCGAAGTGCTGCTCCTGGACGAGCCCACCAACGGCCTCGACCCCGAGGGCATCATCTGGATCCGCGAGCTCATGCGCGGCCTGGCCGCCGAGGGCCGCACGGTCCTCGTCTCCAGCCACCTGATGACCGAGACCGCGGCCCTCGTCGACCACCTGGTCGTGCTCGGGCGGGGCAGGCTGCTGGCCGACACCTCCATAGAGGAGTTCATCGACTCCCGCAGTACCCCGAGGGTGCGCCTGCGCACCACGGACCCCGTCCGGCTCCGGGCCACCCTGGCCCGGGACGACTTCGAATTGGTCACCGCCGAGGGCGGGCGGTGGACCGTGGACGGCATGCAGGCCGAGCAGCTCGGCGTCATCGCCGCCCGCGAAGGCATCCCGATGCTGGAACTGATCGACGAGCGGGCCTCGCTGGAGCAGGCCTACCTCGATCTCACGGCGGACAGCGCTCAGTTCGCCGCCACCCACTGA
- a CDS encoding ABC transporter permease produces the protein MSTALPTVPVLHSEWIKIRSLRGTFGALIAVFVATVGIQVLTASLIGDVEAGSMGDDPLLAAFYSLNFGQVAAFAFGATALSSEFHNGALRTSLAAVPNRARLYLSKMAVIGGLAFVVGQLTALATFLGGQRFMGPYTLELGSPGTYRAVFGCGAYLAVMALLSAGLTAALRSASAVLCLLIPFTLIVSFILAAQAGGIAQYLPDRAGQMMMRLDTSVGLAPWVGFGVMVLWALVAVGGGWLAIRRRDA, from the coding sequence ATGAGCACCGCTCTGCCCACCGTCCCCGTCCTGCACTCGGAATGGATCAAGATACGGTCCCTGCGCGGCACCTTCGGAGCGCTGATAGCCGTCTTCGTCGCCACGGTGGGCATCCAGGTACTGACGGCCTCGCTCATCGGCGACGTAGAGGCCGGCAGCATGGGGGACGATCCGCTCCTCGCGGCCTTCTACAGCCTCAACTTCGGCCAGGTCGCCGCCTTCGCCTTCGGTGCGACCGCGCTGTCGTCCGAGTTCCACAACGGCGCCCTGCGCACGTCGCTCGCGGCCGTACCGAACCGGGCGCGGCTCTACCTCTCGAAGATGGCCGTGATCGGCGGGCTGGCCTTCGTGGTGGGACAGCTCACCGCACTGGCCACCTTCCTCGGCGGACAGCGGTTCATGGGCCCCTACACCCTGGAACTCGGCAGCCCGGGCACCTACCGCGCCGTCTTCGGCTGCGGTGCGTACCTCGCGGTGATGGCCCTGCTGTCGGCCGGACTGACGGCGGCGCTGCGCAGCGCTTCGGCCGTCCTGTGCCTTCTCATACCCTTCACGCTGATCGTGTCGTTCATCCTCGCGGCGCAGGCGGGGGGCATCGCCCAGTACCTGCCGGACCGTGCGGGTCAGATGATGATGCGGCTGGACACCTCGGTGGGCCTCGCCCCGTGGGTTGGCTTCGGGGTCATGGTCCTGTGGGCGCTGGTCGCGGTGGGCGGCGGCTGGCTGGCGATCCGGCGGCGGGACGCCTGA
- a CDS encoding HAD family hydrolase — MIFDCDGVLVDSERIAARVQVALGAEFGWPLTEAEVVDRFIGRSSLSIREQITDRLGPEVAARWWDRFEELHREAVDSGLSPVEGLPQALDAITLPVCVASSGSHEKMRHTLGRTGLYPRFAGRIHSATEVARGKPAPDLFLYAAERMGVDPAACAVVEDSRPGVQAARAAGMRACGYAGGLTAADRLEGPGTVVFDDMRQLPALLAAY, encoded by the coding sequence GTGATATTCGACTGTGACGGGGTCCTCGTCGACAGCGAACGGATAGCCGCCCGCGTCCAGGTCGCCCTGGGGGCTGAGTTCGGCTGGCCGCTCACCGAGGCCGAGGTCGTCGACCGGTTCATCGGGCGCTCCTCGCTCTCCATCCGCGAGCAGATCACCGACCGGCTCGGTCCCGAGGTGGCTGCCCGCTGGTGGGACCGTTTCGAGGAACTCCACCGGGAGGCGGTGGACTCGGGGCTGTCGCCCGTGGAGGGACTGCCCCAGGCGCTCGACGCGATCACCCTGCCGGTCTGTGTCGCCTCCAGCGGCTCGCACGAGAAGATGCGCCACACCCTCGGCCGCACCGGCCTCTACCCACGCTTCGCGGGCCGCATCCACAGCGCCACCGAGGTCGCCCGCGGCAAGCCCGCTCCGGACCTGTTCCTGTACGCCGCGGAGCGGATGGGTGTGGATCCCGCCGCCTGCGCGGTCGTCGAGGACAGCCGGCCCGGCGTCCAGGCGGCCCGCGCCGCCGGAATGCGCGCCTGCGGCTACGCCGGCGGTCTCACCGCCGCCGATCGGCTCGAAGGCCCGGGAACCGTCGTCTTCGACGACATGCGCCAACTGCCCGCCCTCCTCGCCGCATACTGA
- a CDS encoding VOC family protein encodes MRLDHVSYAVARDSFVSTIQWIGSALGAGFVDGGVHPRFGTRNFILPLSGGTYVEVVTTLDHPAADRAPFGQAVARRAAEGGGWLGWVVSVDDIAPVEARLGRTSAEGHRVRPDGFDLRWKQIGLLELMEDPQLPYFLQWSVPIEERPSADPRTSTTIHGVSIAGDAASIAEFLGEPADHPLEQIDVTWIEDEEPGLVSVEFTTAHGPVTI; translated from the coding sequence GTGCGACTTGATCATGTGTCCTATGCGGTGGCCCGCGACAGCTTCGTCTCCACCATCCAGTGGATCGGATCGGCCCTCGGCGCCGGTTTCGTCGACGGGGGCGTGCACCCGCGATTCGGCACCCGCAATTTCATCCTCCCGCTGAGCGGCGGCACCTACGTCGAGGTCGTCACCACGCTCGACCACCCCGCCGCCGACCGCGCGCCCTTCGGCCAAGCGGTCGCGCGCCGCGCCGCCGAGGGCGGCGGCTGGCTCGGCTGGGTGGTCTCCGTCGACGACATCGCCCCGGTCGAGGCCCGCCTCGGCCGCACCTCGGCGGAGGGCCACCGGGTCCGCCCCGACGGGTTCGACCTGAGGTGGAAGCAGATCGGCCTGCTGGAACTGATGGAAGACCCGCAACTCCCCTACTTCCTCCAGTGGTCGGTCCCCATCGAGGAGCGCCCGAGCGCCGACCCGCGCACCTCCACCACCATCCACGGTGTCTCCATCGCCGGCGACGCGGCCTCCATCGCCGAATTCCTCGGCGAGCCGGCCGATCACCCCCTCGAGCAGATCGACGTCACCTGGATCGAGGACGAGGAACCGGGCCTGGTCTCGGTCGAGTTCACCACCGCCCACGGCCCGGTCACCATCTGA
- the mug gene encoding G/U mismatch-specific DNA glycosylase, with protein sequence MTPDELNAARDRVLPDVVAGGLRVLFCGINPGLLSAATGHHFARPGNRFWPVLHMSGFTPRLLSPSEQEELLTYRLGITNVVARATARADELSAEEFREGGRLLTAKVELLRPQWLAVVGVTAYRTAFGDRKARIGPQERTIGTTRIWALPNPSGLNAHWTAASMAQEYARLRAAAEHPGPAEADV encoded by the coding sequence CTGACCCCCGACGAGCTGAACGCCGCCCGCGACCGCGTCCTCCCGGACGTGGTCGCGGGCGGTCTTCGTGTCCTCTTCTGCGGGATCAACCCGGGCCTCCTCTCCGCCGCGACGGGCCACCATTTCGCCCGCCCGGGCAACCGCTTCTGGCCGGTCCTCCACATGTCGGGCTTCACCCCGCGCCTGCTCTCCCCCTCCGAGCAGGAGGAGTTGCTGACCTACCGCCTCGGCATCACGAACGTCGTGGCCCGCGCCACGGCCCGCGCCGACGAGCTGAGCGCTGAGGAGTTCCGCGAGGGAGGCCGCCTCCTGACGGCCAAGGTGGAACTCCTGCGCCCCCAGTGGCTGGCGGTGGTCGGAGTCACCGCCTACCGCACCGCCTTCGGCGATCGGAAGGCCCGGATCGGCCCCCAGGAACGCACCATCGGCACCACCCGCATCTGGGCCCTGCCCAACCCCAGCGGCCTCAACGCCCACTGGACGGCCGCCTCAATGGCCCAGGAATACGCCCGCCTCCGCGCGGCCGCCGAACACCCCGGTCCTGCCGAAGCCGACGTCTAG
- the purB gene encoding adenylosuccinate lyase: MTAKPRIPNVLAGRYASAELAVLWSPEYKVTLERRLWLAVLRAQKDLGIEVPDAALADYERVLETVDLASIAEREKITRHDVKARIEEFNALAGHEHVHKGMTSRDLTENVEQLQIRLSLELIRDRSVAVLARLGKLAGEHAELVMAGRSHNVAAQATTLGKRFATAADELLVAYGRLDDLLTRYPLRGIKGPVGTSQDMLDLLGGDAAKLADLEQRIAAHLGFGQAFTSVGQVYPRSLDYDVVTALVQLAAAPSSIAKTIRLMAGHELVTEGFKPGQVGSSAMPHKMNTRSCERVNGLMVILRGYASMTGELAGDQWNEGDVSCSVVRRVALPDAFFALDGLMETFLTVLDEFGAFPAVVARELDRYLPFLATTKVLMGAVRAGVGRESAHEVIKEHAVASALAMREQGAERNELLDKLAADERMPLDRAQLDALMADKLSFTGAAGDQVAAVVSRIEEITKEHPEAAGYTPGSIL, from the coding sequence GTGACTGCCAAGCCCCGCATCCCCAATGTCCTGGCCGGCCGCTACGCCTCCGCGGAGCTCGCCGTCCTGTGGTCCCCCGAGTACAAGGTGACGCTGGAGCGGCGGCTGTGGCTCGCCGTGCTCCGCGCCCAGAAGGATCTCGGCATCGAGGTCCCCGACGCGGCCCTCGCCGACTACGAGCGCGTGCTGGAGACCGTCGATCTCGCCTCCATCGCGGAGCGTGAGAAGATCACCCGGCACGACGTGAAGGCCCGCATCGAGGAGTTCAACGCCCTCGCCGGACACGAGCACGTCCACAAGGGCATGACCTCCCGCGACCTCACCGAGAACGTCGAGCAGCTCCAGATCCGGCTCTCGCTGGAACTGATCCGTGACCGCTCGGTCGCCGTCCTCGCCCGCCTCGGCAAGCTGGCCGGCGAGCACGCCGAGCTGGTCATGGCCGGCCGCTCCCACAACGTCGCCGCTCAGGCGACCACCCTGGGCAAGCGCTTCGCCACCGCCGCCGACGAGCTGCTGGTCGCGTACGGCCGCCTGGACGACCTGCTCACCCGCTACCCGCTGCGCGGCATCAAGGGCCCGGTCGGCACCTCTCAGGACATGCTCGACCTGCTGGGCGGCGACGCCGCGAAGCTGGCCGACCTGGAGCAGCGCATCGCGGCCCACCTCGGCTTCGGCCAGGCCTTCACCTCCGTCGGCCAGGTCTACCCGCGCTCGCTCGACTACGACGTGGTCACCGCCCTGGTGCAGCTGGCCGCCGCGCCCTCCTCCATCGCGAAGACGATCCGCCTGATGGCCGGCCACGAGCTGGTGACCGAGGGCTTCAAGCCCGGCCAGGTCGGCTCGTCCGCGATGCCGCACAAGATGAACACCCGCTCCTGCGAACGCGTGAACGGCCTGATGGTCATCCTGCGCGGTTACGCGTCGATGACCGGCGAGCTGGCCGGCGACCAGTGGAACGAGGGCGACGTCTCCTGCTCCGTGGTCCGCCGGGTCGCGCTGCCCGACGCGTTCTTCGCTCTCGACGGCCTGATGGAGACCTTCCTGACGGTCCTCGACGAGTTCGGCGCCTTCCCCGCCGTCGTGGCCCGCGAACTGGACCGCTACCTCCCGTTCCTCGCGACCACCAAGGTCCTGATGGGCGCCGTGCGGGCCGGGGTCGGCCGCGAGTCCGCCCACGAGGTCATCAAGGAGCACGCGGTGGCCTCCGCCCTCGCCATGCGCGAGCAGGGTGCCGAGCGCAACGAGCTGCTGGACAAGCTGGCCGCCGACGAGCGCATGCCGCTGGACCGGGCCCAGCTGGACGCCCTGATGGCCGACAAGCTCTCCTTCACCGGCGCGGCGGGCGACCAGGTCGCCGCGGTGGTCTCGCGCATCGAGGAGATCACCAAGGAGCACCCCGAGGCCGCGGGCTACACCCCCGGGTCGATCCTCTGA
- a CDS encoding SGNH/GDSL hydrolase family protein, which produces MEMNARYTSFVAVGDSFTEGMSDLLPDGSYRGWADLLADRLAAREPGFRYANLAVRGKLIGQIAGEQAPAAAEMGADVVTLVGGLNDTLRPKVDMGRVRGHLEEAVGLLAPSCGTLLLMRSPGRSGPVMERFRPRMEELFVIIEELAARYGALVVDLYGSSALGDPRMWDVDRLHLTAEGHRRVAEAVWQTLGLPPEADWNAELPPAVPPGWTARRSQDLSFARQHLLPWVGRRLTGRSSGDGRPAKRPALLPYEAPAADRLV; this is translated from the coding sequence ATGGAGATGAATGCGCGTTACACCAGTTTTGTCGCGGTCGGCGACTCCTTCACCGAGGGCATGTCGGACCTGCTGCCCGACGGCTCCTACCGGGGCTGGGCCGATCTGCTCGCCGACCGCCTCGCCGCCCGCGAGCCGGGCTTCCGCTACGCGAACCTCGCGGTCCGCGGCAAGCTGATCGGGCAGATCGCCGGGGAGCAGGCGCCCGCGGCCGCCGAGATGGGCGCCGACGTCGTGACCCTGGTCGGCGGGCTGAACGACACCCTGCGCCCCAAGGTGGACATGGGCCGGGTGCGCGGGCACCTGGAGGAGGCCGTCGGCCTGCTGGCACCCTCCTGCGGGACGCTGCTCCTGATGCGCTCGCCGGGTCGCAGCGGCCCCGTGATGGAACGTTTCCGCCCGCGTATGGAGGAGCTCTTCGTCATCATCGAGGAGCTCGCCGCGCGGTACGGCGCCCTCGTGGTCGACCTGTACGGGTCCTCCGCGCTCGGCGACCCGCGGATGTGGGACGTGGACCGGCTGCACCTGACGGCCGAGGGCCACCGCAGGGTCGCGGAGGCGGTCTGGCAGACGCTGGGCCTGCCGCCCGAGGCGGACTGGAACGCCGAACTGCCGCCCGCCGTCCCTCCCGGCTGGACGGCGCGCCGCTCGCAGGACCTCAGCTTCGCCCGGCAGCACCTGCTCCCCTGGGTCGGCCGCCGCCTGACGGGCCGCTCCAGCGGCGACGGCCGGCCCGCCAAGCGCCCGGCACTGCTGCCGTACGAGGCTCCGGCGGCCGACCGGCTCGTGTGA
- a CDS encoding hemolysin family protein, which translates to MTAVQLLIGLATLVVNAFFVGAEFAMISVRRSQIETHAEQGDRRARAVLWGLEHVSALMAAAQLGITLCTLVLGVVAEPAIAHLLTPAFDFFGVPSGLTHAISFVVALALATYLHMLFGEMLPKNVALAEPVRTALLLGPPLVALTRGLKPVIFAINAFANTLLRLLRVEVKDEVAATFSDDELARIVKDSSDAGLIDDRASERLHDALELGRRPVTDVVLPADRVVPAREGITPAGLERLSAESGYSRFPMIDAQGRILGYLHVKDALDATERDEPFPVTALRPIAQVRAETPLDDVLTAMRRSRTHLAAVLAPDGVMTGLVTMEDVLRELFGRPAAT; encoded by the coding sequence ATGACCGCCGTCCAGTTGCTGATCGGCCTGGCGACCCTGGTCGTCAACGCCTTCTTCGTCGGCGCGGAGTTCGCCATGATCTCCGTACGGCGCAGCCAGATCGAGACCCACGCCGAGCAGGGCGACCGCAGGGCGCGCGCCGTGCTGTGGGGCCTGGAGCACGTGTCGGCGCTCATGGCGGCGGCCCAGCTGGGCATCACCCTGTGCACCCTGGTGCTGGGCGTGGTGGCCGAGCCGGCCATCGCCCACCTGCTGACCCCGGCCTTCGACTTCTTCGGGGTGCCGTCCGGGCTGACCCACGCGATCTCCTTCGTGGTGGCGCTGGCCCTGGCCACGTACCTGCACATGCTCTTCGGCGAGATGCTGCCGAAGAACGTGGCACTGGCCGAGCCGGTACGGACGGCGCTGCTGCTGGGTCCGCCGCTGGTGGCCCTCACCCGGGGGCTGAAGCCGGTGATCTTCGCGATCAACGCCTTCGCCAACACCCTGTTGCGCCTGCTGCGGGTGGAGGTCAAGGACGAGGTCGCGGCGACCTTCTCGGACGACGAGCTGGCCCGGATCGTCAAGGACTCCAGCGACGCGGGACTCATCGACGACCGCGCGAGCGAGCGGCTGCACGACGCCCTGGAACTGGGGCGGCGGCCCGTGACCGATGTGGTGCTGCCGGCGGACCGGGTGGTTCCGGCCCGCGAGGGCATCACACCGGCCGGTCTGGAGCGATTGTCGGCCGAGTCCGGGTACTCCCGGTTCCCGATGATCGACGCGCAGGGCCGGATCCTGGGATACCTGCACGTCAAGGACGCACTGGACGCGACGGAGCGGGACGAGCCCTTCCCGGTCACCGCGCTGCGGCCGATCGCGCAGGTCCGGGCGGAGACCCCGCTGGACGACGTGCTGACCGCGATGCGGCGCAGCCGTACGCACCTGGCGGCGGTGCTCGCGCCGGACGGGGTCATGACGGGCCTGGTCACGATGGAGGACGTGCTGCGGGAGCTGTTCGGCCGACCGGCCGCCACGTAG
- a CDS encoding hemolysin family protein, giving the protein MTEVLLLVVALLLCLACGVFVAAEFSLTTIERSELERAVERGERGADSALTAVRSLTFQLSGAQLGITVTGLVIGMISKPSIAALLKGPFEAMGLSAGAASSTALILGTVLSTVVLMVVGELVPKNWAISSPLAVAKRVATFQRVFSRAFRPFISHLNTTANHMVRRFGMEPAEELASARTPQELAALARHSARAGALEKDTAELFMRTLNLADLTAENVMTPRVQVTALDLQTTAEDVANATLATGLSRFPVYRGSLDSVVGTVHIKDVLALPAEERHRTPVSQLLREPLLVPESLTVDRLLDRLSGKQTMAVVIDEYGGTAGVATLEDIVEEVVGEVRDEHDPHETPDLAPAGEDDSGRTLFSADGSARTDQLQRIGLRVPDGPYETLAGLIATELGRIPMVGDSLELDGWRLDVVDASGRRAARVLLHVPAEPTPGDGVEEAR; this is encoded by the coding sequence ATGACCGAAGTGCTCCTGCTCGTCGTGGCGCTGCTGCTCTGCCTTGCCTGCGGAGTCTTCGTCGCGGCCGAGTTCTCGCTGACCACCATCGAGCGCAGCGAACTGGAACGGGCCGTCGAGCGCGGCGAGCGCGGCGCCGACAGCGCCCTGACCGCGGTCCGCAGCCTGACGTTCCAGCTCTCCGGCGCGCAGCTCGGCATCACCGTGACCGGCCTGGTCATCGGCATGATCTCCAAGCCCTCGATCGCGGCCCTCCTCAAGGGCCCCTTCGAAGCCATGGGACTGTCCGCCGGAGCCGCGTCCTCCACCGCCCTGATCCTCGGCACCGTGCTGTCGACCGTCGTCCTGATGGTCGTGGGCGAGCTCGTCCCCAAGAACTGGGCGATCTCCTCCCCGCTGGCCGTCGCCAAGCGGGTCGCCACCTTCCAGCGGGTCTTCAGCCGTGCCTTCAGGCCCTTCATCAGCCATCTGAACACCACGGCGAACCACATGGTGCGCCGGTTCGGCATGGAGCCCGCCGAGGAACTCGCCTCGGCACGCACCCCGCAGGAGCTGGCGGCCCTGGCCCGGCACTCCGCGCGGGCCGGCGCCCTGGAGAAGGACACCGCCGAGCTGTTCATGCGGACCCTGAACCTCGCGGACCTGACCGCGGAGAACGTCATGACCCCGCGGGTCCAGGTCACCGCCCTCGACCTGCAGACCACCGCCGAGGACGTGGCGAACGCGACGCTCGCCACGGGCCTGTCCCGGTTCCCCGTCTACCGGGGCAGCCTCGACAGCGTCGTCGGCACCGTCCACATCAAGGACGTACTGGCCCTGCCGGCGGAGGAGCGGCACCGCACCCCGGTGTCGCAGCTGCTGCGCGAGCCCCTCCTCGTACCGGAGTCGCTGACCGTGGACCGGCTGCTGGACCGGCTGTCCGGGAAGCAGACCATGGCCGTGGTCATCGACGAGTACGGCGGCACGGCCGGTGTGGCCACGCTGGAGGACATCGTCGAAGAGGTGGTCGGCGAGGTCCGCGACGAGCACGACCCGCACGAGACCCCCGACCTGGCCCCGGCCGGGGAGGACGACTCCGGGCGCACCCTGTTCTCCGCGGACGGCTCCGCACGCACCGACCAGCTCCAGCGGATCGGACTGCGGGTGCCGGACGGCCCGTACGAGACGCTGGCCGGCCTGATAGCGACCGAGCTGGGGCGGATCCCCATGGTGGGCGACAGCCTGGAGCTCGACGGCTGGCGCCTGGACGTGGTGGACGCGAGCGGGCGGCGGGCCGCGCGGGTGCTGTTGCACGTGCCGGCCGAACCGACCCCCGGTGATGGTGTGGAGGAGGCCCGATGA
- a CDS encoding GNAT family N-acetyltransferase, whose translation MTDLHIRAALPADAETVLAFWKEAAEGTSITDDADGVSRLVTRDPEALILAESDGVLVGSVIAGWDGWRASLYRLAVLPSRRRQGIATALLEAAERRFVAAGGRRGDAMVLEANERAQRAWAAAGYHREDHWRRWVKPLVETP comes from the coding sequence ATGACCGATCTGCACATACGGGCCGCCCTGCCGGCCGACGCCGAGACCGTCCTCGCCTTCTGGAAGGAAGCCGCGGAGGGCACCTCGATCACGGACGACGCGGACGGCGTGTCCCGGCTCGTCACCCGAGACCCCGAGGCACTGATCCTCGCGGAGAGCGACGGGGTCCTGGTCGGATCCGTGATCGCCGGCTGGGACGGCTGGCGGGCGTCCCTGTACCGGCTCGCCGTACTGCCCTCCCGTCGTCGCCAGGGGATCGCCACGGCGCTCCTGGAGGCGGCCGAACGCCGCTTCGTCGCCGCCGGGGGCCGCCGCGGCGACGCGATGGTCCTCGAAGCGAACGAACGCGCGCAGCGGGCCTGGGCCGCGGCCGGCTACCACCGCGAGGACCACTGGCGGCGCTGGGTCAAGCCGCTGGTGGAGACGCCCTGA
- a CDS encoding DMT family transporter encodes MGFLVPVLFALFAALSNALATVLQRRAALTVPQSDGFRFGLVLDLLRQPLWVGGILAVIAAGAGQAVALATGALALVQPLFVLELPLALLIASLVTRTRMPGPLWLAVGAVVAGLGIVLVAASPTGNRTDVPADRWVLALAACAVAVAVLAVAGLRRRPGRTRAGCLGAATAVCYALTAALMKSATHVLDDDGIGAFLRTWETYAFAATGICALLLLEHAMQGGPLVASQPALTLGDAGVSVALGVLLYEERLRAHWWLLPQLLGLSLICAGVLTLARKGAGTEPDAT; translated from the coding sequence GTGGGCTTCCTCGTGCCGGTCCTCTTCGCGCTGTTCGCGGCGCTCAGCAACGCGCTCGCGACCGTCCTCCAGCGGCGGGCGGCGCTCACCGTGCCGCAGAGCGACGGGTTCCGCTTCGGGCTGGTCCTCGACCTGCTGCGCCAGCCCCTCTGGGTCGGCGGGATCCTGGCGGTGATCGCCGCCGGCGCCGGGCAGGCCGTGGCGCTGGCCACGGGCGCGCTGGCCCTCGTACAGCCCCTGTTCGTCCTGGAGCTGCCGCTCGCGCTGCTGATCGCCTCGCTGGTGACGCGGACCCGGATGCCGGGGCCGTTGTGGCTGGCCGTGGGAGCGGTGGTGGCCGGACTCGGAATCGTCCTGGTGGCCGCCTCACCGACGGGGAACCGTACCGACGTCCCGGCCGACCGGTGGGTCCTGGCCCTGGCGGCCTGCGCGGTCGCGGTGGCGGTGCTCGCCGTGGCCGGCCTGCGGCGGCGGCCCGGCCGGACGCGGGCCGGATGCCTCGGCGCGGCCACCGCCGTCTGCTACGCGCTGACCGCCGCGCTGATGAAGTCGGCCACGCACGTCCTCGACGACGACGGCATCGGCGCCTTCCTGCGCACCTGGGAGACCTACGCCTTCGCCGCTACCGGCATCTGCGCCCTCCTGCTCCTCGAACACGCCATGCAGGGCGGCCCGCTGGTCGCCTCGCAGCCGGCGCTGACGCTCGGCGACGCGGGCGTGAGCGTCGCCCTGGGCGTGCTGCTGTACGAGGAACGGCTCCGGGCCCACTGGTGGCTGCTGCCGCAGTTGCTGGGCCTGTCCCTGATCTGCGCCGGAGTACTCACCCTGGCCAGGAAGGGCGCGGGCACCGAACCCGACGCGACCTGA